From a region of the Mobula birostris isolate sMobBir1 chromosome 28, sMobBir1.hap1, whole genome shotgun sequence genome:
- the LOC140189343 gene encoding histone H2B 1/2-like, producing MPETAKPAPKKGAKKTLPKPAGKAGKKRKRLRKESYSIYIYKVMKQVHPDTGISSKAMSIMNSFVNDIFERIGGEASRLAHYNKRSTITSREIQTAVRLLLPGELAKHAVSEGTKAVTKYTSSK from the coding sequence ATGCCTGAGACAGCGAAACCCGCTCCGAAGAAGGGCGCCAAGAAAACTCTGCCCAAACCAGCCGGTAAGGCAGGGAAGAAGCGCAAGAGGCTGAGGAAGGAGAGTTACTCCATCTACATCTACAAAGTGATGAAGCAGGTTCACCCCGATACTGGCATCTCCTCCAAGGCCATGAGCATCATGAACTCATTCGTCAACGACATCTTCGAGCGCATCGGGGGCGAGGCTTCACGCCTGGCCCATTACAACAAGCGGTCAACCATCACCTCACGGGAGATCCAGACCGCCGTGCGCCTGCTGCTGCCCGGGGAGCTGGCCAAGCACGCCGTTTCCGAAGGGACAAAGGCGGTGACCAAGTACACCAGCTCCAAGTAA
- the LOC140189209 gene encoding histone H2A-like, translated as MAHVLCVVAFTGAKERGAGKVRSKAKSRSSRAGLQFPVGRVHRLLRKGNYAERVGAGAPVYLAAVLEYLTAEILELAGNAARDNKKTRIIPRHLQLAVRNDEELNKLLGGVTIAQGGVLPNIQAVLLPKKTGGASK; from the exons ATGGCGCACGTTTTATGTGTGGTGGCTTTTACAGGAGCTAAAGAGCG CGGCGCCGGCAAAGTTCGGTCCAAGGCCAAATCTCGCTCATCTCGGGCTGGACTGCAGTTCCCGGTCGGCCGGGTTCATCGACTCCTAAGAAAGGGCAACTATGCTGAGCGGGTGGGTGCCGGAGCCCCGGTCTATCTGGCTGCTGTTCTCGAGTATCTGACAGCCGAAATCCTCGAATTGGCCGGCAATGCAGCCCGGGACAATAAGAAGACCCGCATCATCCCCCGACACCTGCAGCTGGCCGTCCGCAACGACGAGGAGCTGAACAAGCTGCTGGGAGGGGTGACTATCGCTCAGGGCGGTGTGTTACCCAATATTCAGGCTGTGCTGTTGCCCAAGAAAACCGGCGGTGCCAGTAAGTGA
- the LOC140189239 gene encoding histone H2B-like: MPDPAKPAPKKGAKKALSKPVSKTGKKRKRSRKETYAIYIYKVMKQVHPDTGISSKAMSIMNSFVNDIFERIAGEASRLAHYNKRSTISSREIQTAVRLLLPGELAKHAVSEGTKAVTKYTSSK, encoded by the coding sequence ATGCCTGATCCAGCGAAACCCGCTCCCAAGAAGGGCGCCAAGAAAGCTTTGTCCAAACCAGTGAGCAAGACTGGCAAGAAGCGCAAGAGGTCGAGGAAGGAGACTTACGCCATCTACATCTACAAAGTGATGAAGCAGGTTCACCCCGACACCGGCATCTCCTCCAAGGCCATGAGCATCATGAATTCATTCGTCAACGATATTTTCGAGCGCATCGCGGGCGAGGCTTCCCGCCTGGCCCATTACAACAAGCGGTCCACCATCAGCTCCCGGGAGATCCAGACCGCCGTGCGGCTGCTGCTGCCCGGGGAGCTGGCCAAGCACGCCGTGTCCGAAGGGACAAAGGCGGTGACCAAGTACACCAGCTCCAAGTGA
- the LOC140189208 gene encoding histone H4 has translation MSGRGKGGKGLGKGGAKRHRKVLRDNIQGITKPAIRRLARRGGVKRISGLIYEETRGVLKVFLENVIRDAVTYTEHAKRKTVTAMDVVYALKRQGRTLYGFGG, from the coding sequence atgtctggcagagggaaaggaggcaaAGGATTGGGCAAAGGCGGAGCCAAGCGGCACCGTAAAGTGCTCCGTGATAACATCCAGGGCATCACCAAACCGGCCATCCGCCGTCTGGCTCGCCGTGGCGGCGTCAAGCGGATCTCGGGTCTGATCTACGAGGAGACCCGCGGGGTGCTGAAGGTTTTCCTGGAGAATGTGATCCGGGATGCGGTCACCTACACTGAACACGCCAAGCGCAAGACGGTCACTGCCATGGATGTGGTGTACGCTCTGAAACGCCAGGGCCGCACTCTCTATGGCTTCGGCGGCTGA